The following proteins are co-located in the Pochonia chlamydosporia 170 chromosome 6, whole genome shotgun sequence genome:
- a CDS encoding ankyrin repeat domain-containing protein (similar to Metarhizium robertsii ARSEF 23 XP_007824215.1): MSNPGDYTVGWICALGTEYVAAQELLDDEHNPPDFISTNDTNDYTLGRLGKHNVVIAVLPDGEYGTSSAANVATHMLHSFPNVRIGLMVGIGGGAPSSKHDIRLGDIVVSAPRDGESGVFGYDFGKAIQGHAFHYTRILNQPPISLRTAMIGIQAQYERKGHRLEATINAILEKNPRLEKKYKRPAPETDRLFKAKVTHDACGCTDSCAAEPSNLVLRGPRTENEDNPAIHYGIIASANQLMKDATIRDKLAKEKAVLCFEMEAAGIMNPFPCVVIRGICDYADSHKNKEWQGYAAMVAAAYAKDLLSRIPPNKVEAEKKITDVMPDLHKLAEEHVAVAKQHLQVHENQAKARRKEKLSEEERKCHQLFRLTTGSKDATYEWYKDRVEDRVEDTCLWFLHHEHFQQWLKQDSGPLLVSADPGCGKSVLAKYLIDHALPQSASICYFFFKDQDQNTTRQALCALLHQLFEKKPILIRHAMAQYHKDRQGLINSTESLWKVLREAIKDPQAGSVIIVLDALDECAASELKALVLNVERQCRNLKFGHSKLKYLLTSRPYAQIMSNFYSLLKAFPNIRIPGEEEKSLSPKIKSYLAKKLLETTHRTYLWVYIVFDYLEKETFKKTIRGVKSTIALLPGTINEAYEKILSKSNEDPMVRKVLSIILAASRPLTLAEMNIAVNLDETSQAIHDLDLENEDDFKSRLRSWCGLFVSIHHSKIYFLHQTAREFLLAESSLRTNTPSELHWRHSISMHQAHAVLAKLCVLYLSLFNSNVSLPIDPTAETGHSHNSFLNYGSSDDSFITSDDSFITSDDSFITTSHDSFPGDDFFDNNFSVDNPAFLEYSAKNWASHFREANIMDDDGIISSALEISDPNSESFSAWFGIYWKATRMRTTKFTSLMGASYFGHNVIVKLLIDKGADVDLKDSRYGRTPLSWAAKNGHEAVVKLLLYKGAKVDPIDCKGETPLLWATENGHEAIVKLLLDGGAKTDSRSRYGKMPLSVAAENGHEAMVGLLLDKGADVDLKDSEYGRTPLLSAAEKGYNAIVKLLIDKGAEVKSGDRYGQTPLLWAAGNGHEAIVKLLLDKGAKVNLGDSNSQTPLLWAARNGHKAIVKLLLDRGAKVKSGDINSRTPLLWAAGNGHKAIVKLLLDKGANVKLGDSFGQTPLLLAAGNGHKAIVKLLLYKGANVKLGDSFGQTPLLLAAEKGHKAIVKLLLDKGAKVKLGDSNGQTPLSRAARNGHKAIVKLLLDKGAKVDSRDSNS, translated from the exons ATGTCGAATCCGGGTGACTACACTGTTGGTTGGATATGCGCTTTAGGGACCGAGTATGTTGCCGCACAAGAGCTTCTAGACGACGAACacaacccaccagactttATATCTACGAACGATACTAATGACTATACACTGGGAAGACTTGGGAAGCATAACGTGGTCATCGCTGTGCTGCCGGATGGTGAGTATGGAACGTCTTCTGCAGCTAATGTAGCGACGCATATGCTCCACAGCTTTCCCAATGTTAGGATAGGTCTGATGGTTGGTATTGGTGGCGGCGCACCAAGTTCAAAGCACGATATTCGCCTGGGTGATATTGTGGTCAGCGCACCTCGCGACGGTGAGAGCGGAGTATTCGGGTATGACTTTGGCAAAGCTATTCAGGGCCACGCTTTTCACTACACGCGGATATTAAACCAGCCGCCAATAAGCCTGCGAACTGCCATGATAGGAATTCAAGCTCAGTATGAAAGAAAAGGTCATCGACTTGAAGCAACCATTAACGCAATTCTGGAGAAAAACCCCAGGCTAGAAAAGAAATACAAGCGCCCTGCGCCAGAAACAGATAGGCTGTTTAAAGCCAAAGTTACACATGACGCATGTGGTTGCACAGATTCCTGTGCCGCTGAACCATCGAATTTAGTGTTACGGGGGCCACGGACGGAAAACGAGGATAACCCTGCCATCCACTATGGTATAATTGCATCTGCAAACCAGTTAATGAAGGACGCAACTATTCGAGACAAGCTAGCGAAGGAGAAGGCTGTCTTGtgttttgagatggaggcaGCAGGGATAATGAATCCCTTTCCGTGTGTGGTTATTCGTGGTATTTGTGACTACGCAGATTCCCATAAGAACAAGGAATGGCAGGGTTACGCAGCAATGGTGGCTGCTGCGTATGCAAAAGATTTGCTCAGTCGGATACCTCCAAATAAAGTGGAAGCTGAGAAAAAGATCACCGACGTCATGCCTG ATCTCCATAAATTAGCAGAGGAgcatgttgctgttgctaaACAGCACCTTCAAGTCCACGAAAATCAAGCTAAAGCAAGACGTAAAGAGAAACTATCCGAAGAAGAACGAAAGTGTCATCAGCTTTTCCGCCTCACAACTGGTAGTAAGGACGCTACATACGAGTGGTATAAAGATCGAGTGGAAGATAGGGTGGAAGATACGTGCTTATGGTTCCTACATCATGAACACTTCCAACAGTGGTTAAAGCAAGACTCTGGCCCTTTGTTGGTATCGGCAGATCCTGGTTGTGGAAAGTCAGTATTGGCCAAGTACTTAATCGATCACGCCCTACCACAATCGGCCTCTATATGCTACTTCTTCTTTAAGGACCAGGACCAGAATACCACCCGGCAAGCGCTTTGTGCTCTACTTCACCAACTCTTCGAGAAGAAGCCAATATTAATCAGGCACGCTATGGCACAATATCACAAGGATAGGCAAGGTTTAATCAACTCCACAGAGTCTCTGTGGAAGGTTCTGCGAGAAGCTATTAAAGATCCCCAAGCAGGATCTGTGATAATTGTCCTTGACGCCTTAGACGAATGTGCCGCATCAGAGCTTAAGGCCCTAGTACTAAATGTGGAGAGGCAATGCCGCAATCTCAAGTTCGGCCATAGCAAGTTGAAATATCTTCTAACAAGTCGCCCATATGCCCAAATTATGTCTAATTTCTATAGCTTATTAAAAGCTTTTCCAAATATTCGCATCCCGGGAGAGGAAGA GAAGAGTCTCTCACCAAAGATTAAGAGCTATTTAGCGAAAAAACTATTAGAGACTACTCACCGCACTTATCTCTGGGTATATATCGTGTTCGACTACTTAGAGAAAGAAACGTTTAAAAAGACGATAAGGGGAGTTAAGTCAACTATTGCATTGCTTCCGGGGACTATTAATGAAGCATATGAGAAAATCCTTAGCAAATCTAACGAAGATCCAATGGTTCGGAAAGTCCTAAGTATTATCTTAGCAGCGAGTCGTCCGCTAACACTCGCGGAAATGAACATTGCCGTGAACTTAGATGAGACATCACAGGCCATTCACGACCTTGACCTCGAGAATGAAGACGACTTTAAGTCGCGCCTTAGGTCTTGGTGTGGCTTGTTCGTCTCAATTCACCATAGCAAGATTTATTTCCTTCATCAGACTGCTCGCGAGTTTCTCCTCGCCGAATCATCACTGCGTACAAATACTCCGTCAGAGCTACACTGGCGTCATTCCATTAGTATGCACCAGGCACATGCCGTTCTTGCAAAGCTCTGCGTGCTCTATCTGAGCTTATTCAACTCCAACGTTAGCCTTCCGATAGATCCGACAGCGGAAACCGGCCATTCCCACAATAGTTTTCTTAACTACGGCTCCTCCGACGATAGTTTCATTACCTCCGACGATAGTTTTATTACCTCCGACGATAGTTTCATTACCACCTCCCATGATAGCTTCCCTGGCGATGACTTCTTCGACAATAACTTCTCCGTCGATAATCCTGCCTTCTTAGAATACTCGGCCAAAAATTGGGCTTCTCATTTCCGCGAAGCCAATATcatggacgacgatggcatAATATCGTCCGCTTTGGAAATATCTGATCCAAATTCGGAGAGCTTTTCAGCTTGGTTTGGGATCTACTGGAAAGCCACACGTATGCGGACTACCAAGTTTACGAGTCTCATGGGAGCGTCATATTTTGGGCAcaatgtcattgtcaagctGCTGATAGACAAAGGCGCCGATGTCGACTTGAAGGACAGCAGGTATGGTCGGACGCCGCTCTCGTGGGCCGCTAAGAATGGTCATGAAGCtgtcgtcaagctgctactaTATAAGGGCGCTAAAGTCGACCCAATAGACTGCAAAGGTGAGACGCCGCTCTTGTGGGCCACCGAAAATGGTCATGAAGCtatcgtcaagctgctactaGACGGCGGTGCTAAAACTGACTCAAGGAGTCGGTATGGTAAGATGCCGCTCTCAGTGGCCGCTGAGAATGGTCATGAAGCCATGGTCGGACTACTACTAGACAAAGGCGCCGATGTCGACTTGAAGGACAGCGAGTATGGTCGGACACCGCTCTTATCGGCCGCCGAGAAAGGTTATaacgccatcgtcaagctaCTAATTGATAAAGGCGCCGAAGTTAAGTCGGGGGACCGCTacggtcagacgccgctctTGTGGGCTGCCGGGAATGGTCATGAAGCTATCGTTAAACTGCTACTAGACAAAGGCGCTAAAGTCAATTTGGGGGACAGTAATAGTCAGACGCCGCTCTTATGGGCCGCCAGGAATGGTCATAAAGCTATCGTTAAACTGTTACTAGATAGAGGCGCTAAAGTTAAGTCAGGGGATATTAATAGTCGAACGCCGCTCTTATGGGCCGCCGGGAATGGTCATAAAGCTATCGTTAAGCTGCTACTAGATAAAGGCGCTAACGTTAAGTTGGGGGACAGCTtcggtcagacgccgctctTATTAGCCGCCGGGAATGGTCATAAAGCTATCGTTAAGCTGCTACTATATAAAGGCGCTAACGTTAAGTTGGGGGACAGCTtcggtcagacgccgctctTATTAGCCGCCGAGAAGGGTCATAAAGCTATCGTTAAGCTGCTACTAGACAAAGGCGCTAAAGTTAAGTTAGGGGACAGTAatggtcagacgccgctctcGCGAGCCGCTAGGAATGGTCATAAAGCTATCGTTAAGCTGCTACTTGATAAAGGCGCTAAAGTGGACTCAAGAGACAGTAATAGTTAG
- a CDS encoding glutathione-dependent formaldehyde-activating enzyme domain-containing protein gives MPKPDDDALAESAAETGSVWYSCSCHCGATSFKISHEPLESASIEKAAPVAACNCSICLKNGYLLLYVFRTDIEYVCGWEDLRNYRFASKSRDHKFCGVCGTSIGIDFMGSNKKGDIIARIIQGIDITRLNLYPADGRNYQPEYN, from the exons ATGCCGAAACCAGATGACGACGCACTGGCCGAATCGGCAGCCGAGACAGGAAGCGTTTGGTACTCGTGCAGTTGCCATTGCGGTGCTACATCATTCAAGATTTCTCATGAACCTCTAGAAAGCGCGTCCATTGAAAAGGCTGCGCCAGTGGCAGCGTGTAATTGCTCCATCTGCCTTAAAAACGGCTATCTATTGCTCTATGTTTTTAGAACTGACATTGAATATGTCTGCGGTTGGGAAGACCTACGAAACTACCGCTTCGCGTCAAAAAGCCGCGATCATAAGTTCTGTGGAGTTTGCGGCACAAGCATTGGCATAGATTTCATGGGAAGTAACAAAAAGGGAGATATTATT GCGCGAATCATCCAGGGCATTGACATCACAAGACTAAATTTGTATCCCGCGGATGGAAGGAACTACCAGCCAGAATATAACTGA
- a CDS encoding heterokaryon incompatibility protein (HET) domain-containing protein: MATFQHIPLCENGESGFPSRLVQLLPGSFDDDIQVELLQVYFRNDHSKIPKYEALSYVWGDPAPTQPRIRASQASDASHKEPQYLTVRENLWCALKHLRHADEKRLLWIDAICIDQENATEKSHQVAHMGFIFKQASRVVIWFGPAAPETRGCMSMFRRLSSVATYDVQKDILAFSHPDGSMQPHPAPHVAFTRNDLEALIQTLSCTWFERVWTLQEVGLTDPGKAIIQWGPESLPFHSFQTVMMAYQGYFINQDKWPTFLKEKWATRRALAMIFNMAWFYEGISFTELMNVIRYRECHDPRDRIYAALNISRTDLGVVPDYSPEHTAAELYTQVCIEQLEQGNDMLSACQWPNGMDGLPSWVPNWHSKRMEQTIFVGGNMGLLSNEYRHGNDAELICWGCQFAEITDSIDLGLTAQSTDEYVCLAIEKLVRWIWPQGIMPGALLMTTTRVLLAEAISDFCWPPGGDLPYPTLRDAMQTLYRAQLGKLSGGISPLIARNIRERSSGRVFVKTSSNELGLALNTTRVGDHLYAVPGCRLPLVLRPVSSTASAERMDQGKHDMKYRVIGTAFIDGQNMGESLLGTLGRVREIWMFLEGGFGYGEAGATEQPLRLDPRIAKLYLELRGEEASEEMDLSEVYSRITPDVLRENGARLKQITLV, from the coding sequence ATGGCAACCTTTCAACACATCCCACTTTGCGAGAATGGTGAATCGGGATTCCCATCGCGACTAGTACAACTCCTCCCTGGATCTTTTGACGACGACATTCAAGTCGAGCTACTCCAAGTATACTTCAGAAACGACCACTCCAAAATCCCGAAATATGAAGCATTGTCGTATGTTTGGGGCGATCCAGCGCCAACTCAGCCCAGAATTCGCGCAAGTCAAGCCTCAGATGCCTCCCACAAAGAGCCACAGTACTTGACTGTTCGTGAGAACCTTTGGTGTGCCTTGAAGCACTTACGACATGCAGATGAGAAGCGCCTATTGTGGATCGACGCAATTTGCATAGACCAAGAAAATGCCACGGAGAAAAGTCATCAAGTAGCTCACATGGGCTTCATATTTAAACAGGCCTCCCGAGTCGTGATTTGGTTTGGACCAGCAGCCCCAGAAACGAGAGGATGTATGTCCATGTTTAGAAGACTATCGTCTGTGGCGACCTACGATGTACAAAAGGATATACTGGCCTTCTCTCACCCTGATGGCTCGATGCAGCCTCATCCAGCGCCACATGTGGCCTTTACGAGAAATGACCTCGAGGCTCTGATACAGACACTATCGTGTACATGGTTCGAGCGGGTCTGGACTCTCCAGGAGGTAGGACTGACGGACCCCGGAAAGGCCATCATACAATGGGGCCCGGAATCTTTACCGTTTCACAGCTTTCAGACAGTGATGATGGCATATCAGGGGTACTTTATCAATCAGGACAAGTGGCCGACGTTTCTGAAAGAAAAGTGGGCAACACGCCGCGCCTTGGCTATGATATTCAACATGGCCTGGTTCTATGAGGGTATATCCTTTACAGAACTCATGAATGTCATTCGATATAGAGAGTGTCACGATCCTAGAGATAGAATCTATGCTGCCTTGAATATTTCCCGGACGGATCTGGGCGTGGTGCCGGATTATAGCCCTGAACATACAGCAGCCGAATTGTACACACAAGTATGTATAGAGCAATTAGAGCAGGGTAACGACATGTTGAGTGCGTGTCAATGGCCAAatgggatggatggtctGCCGTCGTGGGTGCCGAATTGGCATAGCAAACGCATGGAGCAGACGATATTCGTCGGTGGAAACATGGGATTGTTGAGCAACGAATACAGACATGGTAATGACGCCGAATTAATCTGCTGGGGGTGTCAGTTTGCTGAGATTACGGACTCCATTGACTTGGGATTGACGGCGCAATCTACTGACGAGTATGTCTGTTTGGCTATTGAGAAACTAGTCCGGTGGATTTGGCCGCAGGGCATCATGCCAGGCGCCTTGTTGATGACAACAACTCGTGTTCTCCTTGCAGAAGCCATATCTGACTTCTGTTGGCCGCCTGGCGGTGACTTACCTTATCCAACTCTTCGCGATGCAATGCAGACGTTGTACCGGGCTCAGCTGGGTAAGCTGTCCGGTGGTATTTCGCCACTAATCGCAAGGAATATACGTGAACGGTCGTCAGGGAGGGTTTTCGTCAAGACGTCGAGTAACGAGCTGGGTTTGGCGCTCAACACTACTCGTGTAGGTGATCATTTGTACGCCGTTCCTGGATGTAGGCTGCCCTTGGTCCTGCGACCAGTATCATCTACTGCAAGTGCTGAGAGAATGGATCAAGGGAAGCATGACATGAAATATCGAGTTATTGGGACGGCTTTTATCGATGGCCAGAACATGGGCGAGTCACTGCTCGGAACCTTGGGTCGTGTTCGGGAAATTTGGATGTTCCTTGAAGGCGGCTTTGGGTatggtgaagctggagcaACTGAGCAGCCTTTGCGTCTGGATCCGCGGATTGCCAAGTTGTATCTTGAACTGCGGGGGGAAGAGGCGAGCGAGGAGATGGACTTGAGTGAAGTGTATTCTAGGATTACACCTGATGTGTTGAGGGAGAATGGTGCGCGTTTGAAACAGATTACATTAGTTTAG
- a CDS encoding 40S ribosomal protein S21 (CRP7) (similar to Metarhizium acridum CQMa 102 XP_007811830.1) — translation MENDRGEIVDLYVPRKCSATNRIIKAKDHGSVQINIAKVDENGRAIPGENHVYALCGFVRAMGESDDSMNRLAQRDGLLKNVWSAQR, via the exons ATGGAGAACGACCGTGGCGAGATCGTGGACCT CTACGTCCCCCGCAAGTGCTCTGCCACCAACCGCatcatcaaggccaaggaccACGGCTCTGTCCAgatcaacatcgccaaggtTGACGAGAACGGCCGCGCCATCCCCGGCGAGAACCACGTCTACGCTCTCTGCGGTTTCGTCCGTGCCATGGGCGAGTCCGACGACTCCATGAACCGCCTCGCCCAGCGTGACGGTCTGTTGAAGAACGTCTGGAGCGCTCAGCGATAA
- a CDS encoding deoxyribodipyrimidine photo-lyase (similar to Aspergillus terreus NIH2624 XP_001214086.1) produces the protein MPPKSSKRKPTSSHSANGKTTKKPRTGLREPHPLAAEAEKHGIVLRKYYPPEMSNDRARAYNRNEIPRPIEDLASALDETANQRQKVHVKDSVVHWFKADLRCNDNRALALASEKAKEAGVPLIGIYIVSPQDFEAHLTSPVRVDFILRTLEVLKKDLGKLDIPLHVETVAKRKEIPDRILELMEEWGSNHLFANMEYEVDELRREAAMVRDLSENGKSFEVVHDTCVVPPGQLQSGSGNQYAVYTPWYRSWVAHIHSDLELLELFDPPNRNPGAARKQFGKLFDTPVPEAPSNKQLTDEERKRFRSVWPAGEHAARERLEKFCEEKIGGYSNKRNIPADDGTSSLSVHLAGGTISSRTCVRTARDRNKTKRLDGGNEGIRVWISEVAWRDFYKHVLVNWPYVCMNKPFKPEYSNITWSYDEDHFKAWCEGRTGFPIVDAAMRQLNQLGYMHNRCRMIVASFLSKDLLIDWRKGERYFMEHLIDGDFASNNGGWGFSASVGVDPQPYFRIFNPLLQSEKFDPDGEYIRKWVPELKDLNNKEIHEPYGRGADAKAKKKGYPKPIVKHKDCRDRALNAYKEGIANGM, from the exons ATGCCTCCTAAATCGTCGAAACGCAAGCcgaccagcagccacagtGCAAACGGCAAAACCACCAAGAAGCCCAGAACCGGTCTTCGTGAGCCACATCCTCTGGCTGCGGAGGCTGAAAAGCACGGAATTGTGCTTCGAAAATATTACCCCCCTGAGATGAGCAATGACCGAGCTCGCGCATACAATAGGAACGAGATTCCACGTCCAATCGAGGACCTTGCTTCCGCGCTGGATGAGACCGCTAATCAACGCCAAAAGGTTCATGTCAAGGATTCCGTGGTCCATTGGTTCAAGGCGGATCTGCGTTGCAACGACAATAGAGCCCTTGCACTTGCTAgcgaaaaggcaaaggaagcTGGTGTGCCTTTAATCGGCATTTACATCGTCAGCCCACAAGACTTTGAAGCTCACCTGACTTCCCCGGTGCGAGTAGACTTTATACTAAGAACACTAGAGGTTCTCAAGAAAGATTTGGGCAAGCTGGACATTCCACTCCATGTTGAGACGGTGGCGAAAAGGAAAGAGATCCCTGACAGAATCTTGGAATTGATGGAGGAGTGGGGGAGCAACCACTTGTTTGCAAATATGGAATACGAGGTGGATGAGCTACGCCGAGAAGCTGCCATGGTCCGCGACCTTTCAGAGAATGGCAAATCCTTTGAGGTCGTTCATGACACTTGCGTCGTGCCTCCGGGGCAACTGCAAAGTGGCTCTGGTAACCAGTATGCCGTCTACACTCCATGGTATCGATCCTGGGTAGCCCATATCCATTCGGATTTGGAGCTCCTTGAGCTCTTTGATCCACCGAATAGAAATCCAGGAGCAGCGAGGAAACAGTTTGGCAAATTATTCGATACCCCGGTTCCAGAAGCGCCATCAAACAAGCAACTTACCGATGAGGAAAGGAAGAGGTTTCGTTCTGTCTGGCCAGCCGGTGAGCACGCTGCCAGGGAGAGACTGGAAAAGTTTTGCGAAGAAAAGATTGGTGGTTACAGCAACAAGAGAAATATTCCAGCGGATGATGGAACCTCTTCTTTGTCGGTGCATCTGGCCGGCGGAACAATCAGCAGCCGTACTTGTGTGCGTACAGCAAGGGATAGGAACAAGACGAAGAGACTGGATGGGGGTAATGAGGGGATCCGAGTCTGGATAAGCGAGGTGGCCTGGCGTGACTTTTACAAACATGTTCTTGTCAATTGGCCATACGTTTG TATGAACAAGCCATTTAAACCAGAGTACTCCAATATTACGTGGTCGTACGACGAAGACCATTTCAAAGCTTGGTGTGAAGGCCGAACTGGGTTCCCAATCGTTGATGCTGCAATGCGCCAGCTGAACCAGCTAGGTTACATGCATAACCGCTGTCGAATGATTGTCGCTTCATTCTTATCAAAAGATCTACTCATTGACTGGCGGAAGGGTGAGCGTTACTTTATGGAGCACCTCATCGACGGCGACTTCGCCAGCAACAATGGCGGTTGGGGATTCAGTGCCAGCGTTGGCGTTGACCCCCAACCATACTTTCGCATCTTCAATCCGCTTCTACAAAGCGAGAAGTTTGACCCCGACGGTGAGTATATTCGCAAATGGGTCCCTGAGCTGAAGGACTTGAACAACAAGGAGATCCACGAGCCGTATGGCCGTGGAGCCGatgccaaagccaaaaagAAGGGGTATCCAAAGCCAATTGTCAAACACAAGGATTGCAGAGACAGAGCATTGAACGCGTACAAGGAGGGAATCGCAAATGGCATGTAG
- a CDS encoding NUDIX family hydrolase (similar to Metarhizium acridum CQMa 102 XP_007811829.1) — MASPDVFLSSPPRGSRQHVNMIPTSSPDMPPLQELLSQKPKKPTIRSGSKAVPIPDDAKSTFTSARELWKSAQSVEVNLLSPSVAQESIVLLDDIETAMPAPEDACQIKSPSRKSSKSIMSNHKCRSGGSDLGDEVGVSTQPWKKYKSKTPEKDVGRRSISPDRDNLGLASDQTTAENKPRETTPVGDLPKIRPEDGTKWNERESLLLEPAMVRRKNWTPPTKSATIILDSEASTIGEDAVAADQDGEAKSFGSLLSAYKCSESSTHDNAAYQSDGSAGTKRKVADQRVDSVVISVNNVNPVSKPKAPRKKPRTITGLATAAYRQPTQAELTDVTQDGVAVGQPKPLAETSKKPKARKKPTKTKKKPEPPKPVLFSPETALKQVAKQDFVFGTSSQLATEQSPTFLRELQLAMKDSNQLDYVDFTTPLNSDAIEPPEARPKLWDAAARDIDGDLFDVEVVNLTGSSPRLAKTPGEADPFGYFKGDDASSPSNGVSSAGGCAKDDGSFVDIADILPPVCSKPTHKSSGRQQILTGAEAEAHQASKLSTSVEILGSQPMRENANTEPLVDKGHKTKDTANSSRPTFEQYTDVELSKKISQYGFKPVKRRSAMIALLDQCWRQIGHGSQQRGMKTTSTAASPTRRPRGRPRKNSVDNTQIQEPPPSAQAPETPKRGRGRPRKDSQPTPTKPTASKRITTPTRKRSTKSDATVPQKVLAAKVIEIPDSESEVADALGSSPLSSQSSTFSSPEKVNLTMSVDNDTELSLTMTPTDAQTHLFTHITKAVTTAPRTTDPANPSWYEKILMYDPIVLEDLASWLNSGQLSRVGYDEEVNPVELKKWCESKSICCLWKINLRGKERKRY, encoded by the coding sequence ATGGCTTCTCCTGATGTGTTCTTGTCGTCCCCTCCGCGAGGATCTAGGCAACATGTCAACATGATCCCGACCTCATCGCCGGATATGCCTCCTCTCCAGGAGCTGCTGTCACAGAAGCCAAAAAAGCCGACAATTCGAAGTGGGAGCAAGGCGGTCCCTATTCCCGACGATGCGAAGTCGACATTTACAAGCGCGCGCGAGCTTTGGAAGTCTGCTCAGTCTGTGGAGGTCAATCTTTTGAGCCCTTCCGTTGCGCAAGAGAGCATCGTTCTGCTGGACGATATCGAGACCGCAATGCCCGCACCGGAAGATGCTTGTCAGATCAAATCGCCATCACGAAAGTCCAGTAAATCGATAATGAGCAACCATAAGTGTAGATCGGGGGGATCTGACCTTGGCGACGAGGTCGGAGTGTCAACCCAACCGTGGAAGAAGTACAAGTCAAAGACACCAGAGAAGGATGTGGGACGGCGTAGTATTTCTCCAGACAGAGACAATCTAGGACTGGcctcagaccagacgacAGCAGAGAACAAGCCTCGTGAGACGACTCCAGTGGGAGATTTGCCAAAAATCAGACCCGAGGACGGCACGAAGTGGAATGAGAGAGAATCGCTGTTGCTGGAGCCTGCAATGGTTCGGAGGAAAAACTGGACACCGCCCACAAAGAGTGCGACCATAATTCTCGATTCCGAAGCATCGACCATTGGGGAAGATGCAGTTGCGGCTGATCAAGATGGCGAAGCCAAATCGTTTGGTAGTTTGCTTTCCGCCTACAAGTGTTCCGAATCTTCCACCCACGACAATGCTGCATATCAGAGCGACGGATCGGCTGGAACGAAAAGAAAGGTAGCTGACCAACGAGTGGATTCTGTAGTTATCTCGGTGAACAATGTGAATCCTGTCTCTAAACCAAAGGCTCCTCGGAAAAAGCCACGAACCATTACGGGCCTTGCAACGGCAGCTTATAGACAACCGACTCAAGCAGAGCTTACCGATGTGACACAAGATGGGGTCGCTGTTGGGCAACCTAAGCCATTGGCCGAGACTTCAAAAAAGCCAAAGGCTCGCAAAAAGCCTACCAAAACCAAGAAGAAACCGGAACCACCGAAACCAGTTTTGTTTTCTCCTGAAACGGCATTAAAGCAAGTTGCCAAGCAGGATTTTGTGTTCGGAACCTCGAGCCAATTGGCCACGGAACAGTCGCCAACGTTTCTAAGAGAGTTGCAATTAGCGATGAAAGACTCAAACCAGCTTGATTATGTCGACTTTACGACGCCTTTGAATAGCGACGCAATTGAGCCACCTGAAGCCCGCCCTAAGCTTTGGGATGCAGCAGCCAGGGACATAGATGGTGATTTGTTCGATGTCGAAGTGGTCAACCTTACAGGAAGCAGTCCGAGATTAGCGAAAACCCCCGGTGAAGCGGATCCTTTTGGATATTTTAAGGGCGACGATGCTTCAAGTCCATCCAATGGTGTTAGCTCAGCTGGAGGTTGTGCCAAAGACGACGGTTCATTTGTGGACATAGCAGACATTCTCCCCCCTGTCTGCTCAAAGCCAACTCACAAGAGTAGCGGAAGGCAGCAGATTCTCACTGGTGCGGAGGCAGAAGCACATCAGGCGAGCAAGCTATCGACGTCTGTTGAGATTCTAGGCTCACAGCCCATGCGGGAAAATGCAAACACGGAACCATTAGTAGACAAAGGGCATAAAACCAAGGATACCGCAAATTCTAGTCGACCGACATTTGAACAGTACACTGATGTTGAACTGTCGAAAAAGATATCTCAATACGGGTTTAAGCCTGTGAAACGACGATCAGCCATGATAGCTCTTCTGGACCAGTGCTGGCGGCAGATAGGACATGGCAGCCAGCAGCGGGGaatgaagacgacgagtACTGCGGCGTCCCCCACAAGACGGCCACGGGGACGTCCAAGAAAGAACTCTGTAGACAACACCCAAATACAAGAACCACCCCCATCTGCGCAGGCTCCCGAAACTCCAAAACGAGGGAGGGGACGACCGAGAAAGGATTCCcagccaactccaaccaagCCAACGGCATCAAAACGAATTACCACGCCAACAAGGAAGAGATCAACCAAGAGCGATGCTACTGTACCTCAGAAGGTGCTGGCGGCAAAAGTCATTGAGATACCAGATTCAGAATCGGAGGTGGCGGATGCCCTGGGTTCATCACCGCTATCATCGCAAAGCTCAACGTTTTCTTCACCTGAAAAGGTCAACCTGACCATGTCTGTCGACAACGATACAGAGCTTTCTCTCACAATGACCCCGACAGACGCACAAACGCATTTATTTACACATATTACCAAGGCTGTCACGACTGCGCCGCGGACGACAGATCCTGCCAACCCGTCTTGGTATGAAAAGATTCTCATGTACGATCCTATTGTTTTGGAAGatttggcgtcttggctCAACAGTGGGCAACTCAGTCGGGTTGGATACGATGAAGAAGTTAATCCTgtggagctgaagaagtgGTGCGAGTCTAAAAGCATTTGCTGCCTCTGGAAAATAAATTTAAGGGGCAAAGAGAGAAAGCGATATTGA